In Physeter macrocephalus isolate SW-GA chromosome 2, ASM283717v5, whole genome shotgun sequence, a single window of DNA contains:
- the LOC102976600 gene encoding glycerol kinase-like, which yields MAATKKAVLGQLVGAVDQGTSSTRFLVFNPKTAELLSHHQVEIKQEFPKEGWVEQDPQEILQSVYECIEKTCEKLGQLNISNVKAIGISNQRETTVVWDKLTGEPLYNAVVWLDLRTQSTVESLSKSIPVNNNFVKTKTGLPLSTYFSAVKLRWLLANVRKVQKAVEEDRALFGTIDSWLIWSLTGGASGGVHCTDVTNASRTMLFNIHSLEWDKELCEFFEVPMKILPNVRSSSEIYGLMKAGALEGVPISGCLGDQSAALVGQLCFQDGQAKNTYGTGCFLLCNTGRKCIFSEHGLLTTVAYKLGRDKPVHYALEGSVAIGGAVVRWLRDNLGIIKTSEEIEKLAKEVGSSYGCYFVPAFSGLYAPYWEPSARGIICGLTQFTNKRHIAFASLEALCFQTREILDAMNRDCGIPLSHLQVDGGMTNNKILMQLQADILYIPVVKPLMPETTALGAAMAAGAAEGVSVWSLEPEDLSAVTMERFEPQINAKESEIRYSTWKKAVMKSMGWVSTQSSENGDPSIFSSLPLGFFVVSSMVMLIGARYLSGVP from the coding sequence ATGGCAGCCACGAAGAAAGCAGTTTTGGGGCAGTTGGTGGGAGCAGTGGACCAGGGCACAAGCTCGACGCGCTTTTTGGTTTTCAATCCAAAAACAGCCGAACTACTTAGTCATCATCAAGTGGAAATAAAACAAGAGTTTCCAAAAGAAGGATGGGTGGAACAAGACCCTCAGGAAATCCTGCAGTCCGTCTATGAGTGTATAGAGAAAACGTGTGAGAAACTTGGACAGCTCAATATTTCCAACGTAAAAGCTATTGGTATAAGTAACCAGAGGGAGACCACTGTGGTCTGGGACAAGTTAACTGGAGAACCTCTCTACAATGCTGTGGTGTGGCTTGATCTAAGAACGCAATCTACCGTTGAGAGTCTTAGTAAAAGCATTCCAGTAAATAATAACTTTGTCAAGACCAAGACAGGCCTTCCACTTAGCACTTACTTCAGTGCAGTGAAACTTCGTTGGCTCCTTGCCAACGTGAGAAAAGTTCAAAAGGCAGTTGAAGAAGATAGAGCTCTTTTTGGGACCATTGATTCATGGCTTATTTGGAGCTTGACAGGAGGAGCCAGTGGAGGCGTCCATTGTACGGATGTAACAAATGCAAGCAGGACGATGCTTTTCAACATTCATTCTTTGGAATGGGATAAAGAGCTCTGCGAATTTTTTGAAGTGCCAATGAAAATTCTTCCAAATGTCCGGAGTTCTTCTGAGATCTATGGCCTAATGAAAGCTGGGGCCTTGGAAGGCGTGCCAATATCTGGGTGTTTGGGGGACCAATCTGCCGCATTGGTGGGACAACTGTGCTTCCAGGATGGACAAGCCAAAAACACGTATGGAACAGGCTGTTTCTTACTATGTAATACAGGCCGTAAGTGCATATTTTCTGAACATGGCCTTCTGACCACAGTGGCTTACAAACTCGGCAGAGACAAACCAGTACATTATGCATTAGAAGGTTCGGTAGCTATAGGCGGTGCTGTTGTTCGCTGGCTCAGAGACAATCTTGGAATTATAAAGACCTCAGAGGAGATTGAAAAACTTGCTAAAGAAGTAGGTTCCTCTTATGGCTGCTATTTTGTCCCAGCCTTTTCAGGGCTATATGCACCTTATTGGGAGCCCAGTGCAAGAGGGATCATCTGTGGGCTCACCCAATTCACCAATAAACGCCATATTGCTTTTGCTTCCTTAGAAGCTCTTTGTTTCCAAACCCGAGAGATTTTGGATGCCATGAACCGGGACTGTGGAATTCCACTCAGCCATTTGCAGGTAGACGGAGGAATGACCAACAACAAAATTCTTATGCAGCTACAAGCAGACATTCTGTATATCCCAGTAGTGAAGCCCTTGATGCCTGAAACAACTGCCCTGGGAGCTGCCATGGCAGCCGGGGCTGCAGAAGGGGTCAGCGTTTGGAGTCTCGAGCCTGAGGATTTGTCAGCTGTCACGATGGAGCGGTTTGAACCTCAGATCAACGCCAAGGAAAGTGAAATTCGTTATTCTACATGGAAGAAAGCTGTGATGAAGTCCATGGGTTGGGTTAGCACTCAGTCTTCGGAAAATGGTGACCCTAGCATCTTCAGTAGTTTACCCTTGGGCTTTTTTGTAGTGAGTAGCATGGTGATGTTAATCGGAGCAAGGTACCTCTCAGGTGTGCCATAA